One part of the Sphingobacterium sp. LZ7M1 genome encodes these proteins:
- a CDS encoding TIGR02391 family protein: MANIKRPMFEAHVLEGLCRAIGDTTDGLTGSEIGQILLNSNIPDVDPQNTKWRRLYSAFASWQNQHQCSNHILRFIKDALQPVRYIGKEEVFHNRRLEVNKRLAFIGTELTEEGNLRLVEKAKTIADAEQRASRLKHKLENRNVHLAVFEYCRAELLLENYFHSVFEATKSVADRLRKMTGLYADGNALVETAFSTNNPLIKINNLVTETDRSEHIGLCNLIKGIFGLIRNPTAHQPKIKFEISEEEALDILNTISYAHKRLDKAL; this comes from the coding sequence ATGGCGAATATCAAACGTCCAATGTTTGAAGCTCATGTACTGGAGGGCTTGTGCAGGGCAATTGGAGATACAACAGATGGTTTAACAGGTTCTGAAATAGGACAAATCCTTTTAAATTCTAATATTCCTGATGTTGACCCCCAAAACACAAAATGGAGAAGATTATATTCCGCATTTGCAAGTTGGCAAAATCAACACCAATGCTCAAATCATATATTACGGTTTATCAAAGATGCTTTACAACCTGTGAGGTATATTGGTAAAGAAGAAGTTTTTCATAATCGCAGATTAGAAGTGAATAAACGTTTAGCTTTTATAGGAACTGAATTAACAGAAGAGGGCAACCTTAGATTAGTTGAAAAAGCCAAAACAATTGCAGATGCCGAACAAAGAGCCAGTCGTTTAAAGCATAAATTAGAAAACAGAAATGTTCATTTAGCCGTTTTCGAATATTGTCGGGCTGAATTATTACTTGAAAATTATTTTCATTCCGTTTTTGAAGCGACCAAAAGTGTCGCCGACCGTCTAAGGAAGATGACGGGATTATATGCAGACGGTAATGCTTTGGTAGAAACTGCATTCTCTACTAATAACCCTTTGATTAAAATCAACAACTTAGTAACAGAAACGGATAGAAGTGAGCATATAGGATTATGCAATTTAATCAAAGGTATTTTTGGTCTAATAAGAAACCCTACAGCCCATCAACCAAAAATTAAATTTGAAATCAGCGAAGAAGAAGCTCTTGATATTTTAAATACTATATCATACGCACATAAGCGATTGGATAAAGCGTTATAA